One part of the Dunckerocampus dactyliophorus isolate RoL2022-P2 chromosome 11, RoL_Ddac_1.1, whole genome shotgun sequence genome encodes these proteins:
- the stx5a gene encoding syntaxin-5a isoform X1 codes for MTCRDRTIEFQSACKSLQGRQNGVPPSKPALSALRQRSDFTVMAKRIGKDLSNTFAKLEKLTILAKRKSLFDDKAVEIEELTYIIKQDINSLNKQIAQLQDLIRSRGAPGGKHIQTHSNTIVVSLQSKLASMSNDFKSVLEVRTENLKQQRSRREQFSQPPSASSPLMANNFRSRKKGAQEPHAAREPRNDYQGFTTSNVKESSVLMQDESRSLGDVAIDMDSHTNPLQLQLIDEQDSYIQSRADTMQNIESTIVELGSIFQQLAHMVKEQEETIQRIDSNVEDTQLNVEAAHSEILKYFQSVSSNRWLMIKIFLVLVIFFIIFVVFLA; via the exons ATGACTTGCCGTGACCGGACCATCGAGTTCCAGTCGGCCTGTAAATCACTCCAAGGCAGACAG AATGGAGTGCCGCCCAGTAAACCAGCTCTCAGCGCTCTCAGGCAGCGCAGTGActttacagtcatggccaa GAGAATTGGAAAAGACCTGAGCAACACATTTGCCAAGCTGGAAAAGCTCACAATCT TGGCCAAAAGAAAATCCCTGTTTGACGACAAGGCTGTGGAGATTGAGGAGCTAACGTATATCATTAAACAA GACATCAACAGCCTAAACAAACAGATAGCACAGCTGCAAGACTTGATCAGGTCGCGTGGTGCTCCGGGTGGCAAACACATCCAAACCCACTCCAACACGATAGTGGTGTCCTTACAG TCGAAACTGGCCTCAATGTCCAATGACTTCAAGTCAGTCCTGGAAGTCAGAACAGAG AATCTTAAGCAGCAGCGCAGCAGGAGAGAGCAATTCTCCCAACCTCCTTCTGCCTCCTCTCCTCTGATGGCCAATAACTTCA GGAGCCGCAAAAAAGGGGCCCAGGAGCCGCATGCAGCTCGCGAGCCGCGCAATGACTACCAGGGCTTTACAACCTCAAATGTAAAAG AGAGTTCAGTCCTGATGCAGGATGAGTCCAGGAGTCTGGGCGACGTGGCCATCGACATGGACTCCCACACTAATCCCTTGCAGCTCCAGCTTATTGATGAGCAG GACTCCTACATCCAGAGCCGTGCAGATACTATGCAGAACATCGAAAGCACCATCGTGGAACTGGGTTCAATATTCCAGCAGCTGGCACACATGGTCAAAGAGCAGGAGGAGACCATCCAAAG GATCGACTCCAACGTGGAGGACACGCAGCTGAACGTGGAGGCGGCCCACTCGGAGATCCTCAAATACTTCCAGTCGGTGTCGTCCAATCGCTGGCTGATGATCAAGATCTTTCTTGTCCTCGTCATCTTCTTCATCATTTTTGTCGTCTTCCTCGCTTGA
- the stx5a gene encoding syntaxin-5a isoform X2, with product MTCRDRTIEFQSACKSLQGRQNGVPPSKPALSALRQRSDFTVMAKRIGKDLSNTFAKLEKLTILAKRKSLFDDKAVEIEELTYIIKQDINSLNKQIAQLQDLIRSRGAPGGKHIQTHSNTIVVSLQSKLASMSNDFKSVLEVRTENLKQQRSRREQFSQPPSASSPLMANNFKSSVLMQDESRSLGDVAIDMDSHTNPLQLQLIDEQDSYIQSRADTMQNIESTIVELGSIFQQLAHMVKEQEETIQRIDSNVEDTQLNVEAAHSEILKYFQSVSSNRWLMIKIFLVLVIFFIIFVVFLA from the exons ATGACTTGCCGTGACCGGACCATCGAGTTCCAGTCGGCCTGTAAATCACTCCAAGGCAGACAG AATGGAGTGCCGCCCAGTAAACCAGCTCTCAGCGCTCTCAGGCAGCGCAGTGActttacagtcatggccaa GAGAATTGGAAAAGACCTGAGCAACACATTTGCCAAGCTGGAAAAGCTCACAATCT TGGCCAAAAGAAAATCCCTGTTTGACGACAAGGCTGTGGAGATTGAGGAGCTAACGTATATCATTAAACAA GACATCAACAGCCTAAACAAACAGATAGCACAGCTGCAAGACTTGATCAGGTCGCGTGGTGCTCCGGGTGGCAAACACATCCAAACCCACTCCAACACGATAGTGGTGTCCTTACAG TCGAAACTGGCCTCAATGTCCAATGACTTCAAGTCAGTCCTGGAAGTCAGAACAGAG AATCTTAAGCAGCAGCGCAGCAGGAGAGAGCAATTCTCCCAACCTCCTTCTGCCTCCTCTCCTCTGATGGCCAATAACTTCA AGAGTTCAGTCCTGATGCAGGATGAGTCCAGGAGTCTGGGCGACGTGGCCATCGACATGGACTCCCACACTAATCCCTTGCAGCTCCAGCTTATTGATGAGCAG GACTCCTACATCCAGAGCCGTGCAGATACTATGCAGAACATCGAAAGCACCATCGTGGAACTGGGTTCAATATTCCAGCAGCTGGCACACATGGTCAAAGAGCAGGAGGAGACCATCCAAAG GATCGACTCCAACGTGGAGGACACGCAGCTGAACGTGGAGGCGGCCCACTCGGAGATCCTCAAATACTTCCAGTCGGTGTCGTCCAATCGCTGGCTGATGATCAAGATCTTTCTTGTCCTCGTCATCTTCTTCATCATTTTTGTCGTCTTCCTCGCTTGA